From Marinoscillum sp. 108, a single genomic window includes:
- a CDS encoding outer membrane lipoprotein carrier protein LolA encodes MRKLIYLIAAVCFAFNTQAQYDPDALAVLNAMSAKYKKIGAYSADFSQELINESAEINDKISGNILVKDDKYVLKVAGQEIYNNGTDVYSYSAELDEVTVNTYQPEDEEITLGNIYDLYKDGFKYVLMSVNKDGSRIVELDPVSKDKSYYKIRLQIDKNDDLKKFTVMERSGNKYIYTIEKFQVKNDVKDSFFTFDESKYPGVEVIDFR; translated from the coding sequence ATGAGAAAATTGATTTATCTAATAGCGGCAGTCTGTTTCGCCTTCAACACACAGGCTCAGTATGACCCTGATGCGTTGGCCGTACTCAATGCAATGAGTGCCAAATACAAAAAAATAGGCGCTTACTCTGCTGACTTTTCGCAAGAGCTCATCAATGAAAGCGCTGAGATCAATGATAAAATATCTGGAAACATCCTGGTAAAAGATGATAAGTACGTGCTAAAAGTGGCCGGTCAGGAGATATATAACAATGGCACCGATGTATACAGCTACAGTGCAGAGCTTGACGAGGTAACGGTGAACACCTACCAACCAGAAGATGAGGAGATCACTTTGGGCAACATCTATGATTTGTACAAAGACGGGTTCAAATACGTACTGATGTCTGTGAATAAAGATGGTTCCAGAATCGTGGAACTAGATCCTGTAAGCAAGGATAAAAGCTACTACAAGATCCGACTCCAGATTGACAAGAATGATGACCTCAAGAAATTTACCGTCATGGAGCGATCAGGAAACAAATACATCTACACCATTGAAAAATTTCAGGTGAAAAATGATGTGAAAGACTCCTTTTTTACTTTCGATGAAAGTAAATACCCTGGCGTGGAAGTCATCGACTTCCGATAA
- a CDS encoding tol-pal system YbgF family protein, which translates to MQKIIVLLALVSIGFSASSQAGWNWPEDETMNAATKEKQAYYKVLMQTDKYQEAFTTINWLYKNTPNLHESIYQDGSKIIDELLELPDLSDNRKAALEDSLLWTYDMRMKYFNDKASVLDRKAYTAFKLYYRNASKYAMLRELYKELYTFSASDISDFNLTPYMTLATYYYKQKPAELSATDVLDIHGKITSVIDEKIMQGGNKEKLQKEQDKIDAFLNSLGDIISCEFIEEQLVPKFKSSPEDLNLAKKIFSYSLSAKCTDQPYFISAGEVFFQSAPSYSLAKALADKYYFAGKYDKSMYYYQQMEDLALDNEQKFDALMGQASTEVKLGNKKKARSVAYEALSVKPGASAAFNLIGNLYFLSFEECKAGESKVKDRAVYLAAYEMYQKAGNTEQMNACKEQFPSIEDIFNESREEGSKITVDCWINESVTLQRRQ; encoded by the coding sequence ATGCAAAAAATAATCGTTCTCTTGGCCCTTGTAAGTATCGGATTTTCAGCCTCCTCGCAAGCCGGATGGAACTGGCCTGAAGATGAGACCATGAATGCAGCAACCAAAGAGAAGCAGGCCTACTATAAAGTACTGATGCAAACAGATAAGTATCAGGAAGCCTTCACCACGATCAACTGGCTCTACAAAAACACCCCCAACCTGCACGAATCCATCTATCAGGATGGCTCCAAAATCATTGACGAGCTATTGGAATTGCCAGACCTCTCAGACAACCGCAAAGCTGCGCTGGAGGATTCACTACTCTGGACCTATGACATGCGAATGAAGTACTTCAACGACAAAGCTTCAGTGCTTGACCGGAAGGCTTATACGGCTTTTAAACTCTACTATCGCAATGCCTCCAAATATGCCATGCTGAGGGAGCTGTATAAAGAGCTCTATACATTTAGTGCCTCTGATATCTCAGACTTCAACCTGACTCCATATATGACCCTGGCTACTTACTACTACAAACAAAAGCCAGCTGAACTCTCCGCTACAGACGTACTGGACATCCATGGCAAGATCACCTCGGTGATCGATGAGAAGATCATGCAAGGGGGAAACAAGGAAAAGCTACAAAAAGAGCAGGACAAGATCGATGCCTTTCTGAATTCCCTTGGGGACATTATTAGTTGCGAATTTATCGAAGAGCAGCTGGTTCCCAAGTTTAAATCCAGCCCCGAAGATCTGAACCTGGCTAAAAAAATATTTTCATATTCCCTCTCTGCCAAATGTACAGATCAGCCTTATTTCATTTCCGCCGGAGAAGTGTTCTTTCAGTCGGCACCCTCCTATTCTCTGGCCAAAGCACTGGCGGACAAATACTACTTTGCTGGAAAATATGACAAATCCATGTACTACTATCAGCAAATGGAAGACCTGGCACTGGACAATGAACAAAAATTTGATGCTTTGATGGGGCAAGCCTCCACAGAAGTAAAGCTTGGCAATAAGAAAAAGGCTCGATCAGTAGCCTACGAAGCATTGAGTGTGAAACCTGGTGCCAGCGCGGCTTTCAACCTGATTGGAAACCTATACTTTCTAAGTTTCGAAGAATGCAAAGCCGGAGAGAGCAAAGTAAAGGATCGTGCGGTGTATTTGGCGGCTTATGAAATGTATCAGAAAGCAGGTAACACCGAGCAAATGAATGCTTGCAAAGAACAATTCCCCTCAATAGAGGACATTTTCAATGAAAGCAGGGAAGAAGGCTCTAAAATCACCGTAGACTGCTGGATCAACGAGTCAGTTACCTTGCAGAGACGCCAGTAA
- the xerD gene encoding site-specific tyrosine recombinase XerD — protein sequence MMIIFMFTVSQTKFAMVSWDVYIKQFRNYLKLERSLAGNSIEAYVRDITKLREFFEIKNLEVSPLKVSQANLVDFIEFLNELGMSPYTQARMLSGVKGFFRFLLYEQLIDKDPSELLESPKIGRKLPDTLEFHEIEALLAEIDLSTDGGTRNRAMLETLYSSGLRVTELIELRISNIYVEEGFVRVIGKGSKERLVPIGREALKYIRLYKDHVRVHLDIKKGHEDFLFLNMRGSHISRISVFTIIKDLALKAGINKSISPHTFRHSFATHLIEGGADLRAVQEMLGHESITTTEIYTHLDRDYLKQIINEFHPRS from the coding sequence ATGATGATTATTTTCATGTTCACAGTTTCTCAGACTAAATTCGCCATGGTGAGTTGGGACGTTTATATCAAGCAATTTCGTAATTATCTAAAACTGGAACGGTCGCTTGCCGGCAATTCCATAGAAGCATACGTGCGAGACATCACGAAATTACGTGAGTTTTTCGAAATCAAAAACTTAGAGGTCTCCCCATTGAAAGTTTCTCAAGCGAATTTGGTGGATTTCATCGAGTTTCTCAATGAGCTAGGCATGTCTCCATACACCCAGGCCAGAATGTTGTCCGGGGTAAAAGGGTTCTTCAGATTTCTACTTTACGAGCAGTTGATAGACAAAGACCCCTCTGAGCTTTTGGAATCTCCCAAAATAGGCCGAAAGCTACCCGACACGCTGGAGTTTCACGAAATAGAGGCCCTTCTTGCAGAAATCGATCTGTCTACTGATGGGGGCACCCGAAACCGGGCCATGCTGGAGACCCTCTATAGCTCGGGCCTGCGTGTAACGGAACTCATCGAACTGCGGATCTCCAACATTTACGTGGAAGAGGGATTTGTCCGGGTCATCGGAAAAGGCAGTAAAGAACGCCTCGTGCCCATCGGGCGGGAAGCCCTCAAGTACATCAGGCTTTATAAAGATCACGTGCGGGTCCACCTGGACATCAAGAAAGGTCATGAGGACTTTCTCTTTCTCAATATGCGGGGATCACACATCTCCCGCATTAGTGTTTTCACCATCATCAAAGACCTGGCACTCAAGGCCGGCATCAATAAGAGTATCAGCCCACACACTTTCCGACACTCCTTTGCTACACATCTGATAGAGGGCGGAGCGGATTTACGAGCCGTACAGGAAATGCTGGGTCACGAGTCCATCACCACCACAGAGATTTATACTCACCTTGACAGAGACTATTTAAAACAAATCATCAACGAATTTCATCCGAGAAGCTAA
- a CDS encoding quinone-dependent dihydroorotate dehydrogenase, whose translation MYQLAKKFLFSMPAEKAHHFTTKTMRASFKIPLVKAIFKSIYQLEHHKLERKLFGLTFKNPVGLAAGFDKNAEFIHEFAAMGFGFIEIGTVTPLAQPGNPEPRLFRLPGDHALINRMGFNNKGMHAAKENLQRKPKGIIIGGNIGKNKVTPNEQATDDYLKCFDVLYPEVDYFVVNVSSPNTPDLRKLQDKEPLEALLRSLQKANRKKPNQKPILLKIAPDLTNSQLDDIIEIAGNINLDGIIATNTTIDRSGLQESAENLESIGAGGLSGAPVFKRSTEIIQYLRAQNRDIPIIAVGGILSGADALEKLAAGANLVQVYTGLVYKGPALIKEINQAILANA comes from the coding sequence ATGTATCAACTCGCCAAGAAGTTTTTATTCAGCATGCCAGCAGAAAAGGCCCACCATTTCACCACCAAGACAATGCGGGCATCCTTCAAAATTCCTTTGGTCAAAGCCATTTTCAAATCCATCTATCAACTGGAGCACCACAAGCTTGAACGAAAGCTTTTCGGACTTACCTTTAAAAACCCAGTAGGGTTGGCTGCCGGATTCGACAAAAACGCCGAGTTCATTCATGAGTTTGCAGCCATGGGTTTTGGCTTCATCGAAATAGGAACGGTGACTCCCCTAGCCCAGCCCGGAAACCCGGAGCCACGGCTCTTTCGCCTGCCCGGGGATCATGCACTCATCAACCGGATGGGCTTCAATAACAAAGGCATGCATGCCGCCAAGGAAAACCTCCAGCGCAAGCCCAAAGGGATCATCATTGGTGGAAACATTGGCAAAAACAAAGTAACCCCCAACGAACAAGCCACTGATGATTACCTGAAGTGTTTTGATGTGCTCTACCCAGAGGTGGATTACTTCGTGGTGAATGTGAGCTCCCCCAATACTCCTGATTTGCGTAAGCTTCAGGACAAGGAGCCCCTGGAGGCGCTGCTCCGGTCGCTGCAAAAAGCCAACAGGAAAAAGCCCAATCAGAAGCCCATTTTGCTGAAGATCGCACCAGATCTGACCAACTCACAACTGGATGACATCATAGAGATCGCGGGCAATATAAACCTGGACGGCATCATCGCCACCAATACCACCATAGACAGAAGTGGCCTGCAGGAATCTGCCGAAAACCTGGAGTCCATAGGTGCTGGTGGATTGAGTGGAGCACCTGTTTTCAAAAGATCCACTGAAATCATACAATATCTGCGAGCCCAAAATCGTGATATACCTATCATTGCAGTGGGGGGAATATTAAGTGGTGCCGATGCCCTTGAAAAACTAGCCGCTGGGGCCAATCTGGTACAGGTATATACCGGACTGGTATATAAAGGACCTGCACTCATCAAGGAAATCAATCAGGCAATCCTGGCAAATGCTTGA
- a CDS encoding aminotransferase class V-fold PLP-dependent enzyme: MKVANFYPGPSRVYSNITEYIYEAYMDGIMSVNHRSEDFMNLMELTKKELREKLQIPADYEIAFISSATENWEIIAQSLTQKASQHFYNGAFGEKWASYAGKLTSTINTHFGINEELPTGDIAKKADVLCVTQNETSNATQVSMKSLKMLREENVGKIIAVDVTSSLGGVKLDFTLADVWYASVQKCLGLPAGMGVMILSPFAVQTAEKIGERDHYNSLLNILENTRKNQTQYTPNVLGIYLLYKTQQATKGIDYIESKLEKRMEEYVSFVDAQDQINYLITNEKVRSRTVLALETSRMEELKSGAKEQSIILGNGYGPWKSSTFRVANFPAIKNKEVEKLMEFLRSFTGVSAR; encoded by the coding sequence ATGAAAGTAGCCAATTTTTATCCCGGGCCTTCTCGGGTCTACTCTAATATCACGGAATACATTTACGAGGCCTACATGGACGGCATCATGTCCGTGAATCATCGAAGTGAGGATTTCATGAATCTGATGGAGCTCACCAAGAAGGAGTTGCGTGAAAAACTTCAAATTCCCGCAGACTACGAAATCGCTTTTATATCCTCAGCTACTGAAAACTGGGAGATCATCGCACAGTCGCTTACGCAAAAGGCCAGCCAGCATTTTTACAATGGAGCCTTTGGAGAAAAATGGGCAAGTTATGCCGGTAAACTCACCTCTACCATCAATACCCATTTTGGGATCAATGAGGAGCTACCTACCGGGGATATCGCCAAAAAGGCCGATGTGCTCTGTGTGACACAAAACGAAACATCCAACGCTACTCAGGTGTCTATGAAAAGCCTGAAAATGTTGCGGGAAGAAAATGTCGGGAAAATCATTGCCGTAGATGTCACGTCATCGCTTGGTGGGGTTAAACTTGACTTTACGCTGGCTGATGTGTGGTATGCTTCAGTGCAGAAATGCCTGGGATTGCCAGCAGGTATGGGTGTCATGATTCTTTCTCCTTTTGCCGTACAGACTGCCGAGAAAATTGGGGAGCGGGATCACTATAACAGTTTGTTGAATATCCTGGAAAATACCAGGAAGAACCAAACGCAGTATACACCCAATGTGCTGGGGATCTATCTGCTCTACAAAACACAGCAGGCCACCAAAGGGATTGACTACATTGAGAGCAAACTGGAGAAGCGTATGGAAGAATATGTGTCTTTTGTGGATGCTCAGGATCAAATCAACTATTTGATTACCAATGAGAAAGTGCGCTCCAGAACGGTACTGGCACTCGAAACCAGCCGAATGGAAGAATTGAAATCCGGAGCCAAAGAGCAAAGTATCATTTTAGGCAATGGCTATGGCCCCTGGAAATCTTCTACTTTTCGGGTTGCTAACTTCCCTGCTATCAAGAACAAAGAGGTAGAGAAGTTGATGGAGTTTCTCAGGAGTTTTACTGGCGTCTCTGCAAGGTAA
- the aroQ gene encoding type II 3-dehydroquinate dehydratase, translated as MKIIIINGPNLNLLGKREPDIYGSQKFEDYFADLQSAHKDITLEYFQSNHEGALIDKLHEVGFDYDGIIVNLGGYTHTSVALADAIAAIKSPVVEVHISNIHAREAFRTHTQTGTNAKGIITGLGLKGYDLAIKYFVEQ; from the coding sequence ATGAAAATAATCATCATCAACGGACCCAATTTGAACCTACTGGGCAAGCGCGAGCCAGATATTTACGGAAGTCAGAAGTTCGAAGACTACTTTGCAGACCTTCAGTCGGCTCATAAGGATATTACACTGGAGTATTTCCAATCCAATCATGAGGGGGCGCTGATCGACAAATTACATGAGGTGGGGTTTGATTATGATGGTATTATTGTCAATCTGGGGGGCTATACGCACACCTCCGTGGCACTGGCAGATGCCATAGCAGCCATCAAATCACCTGTGGTGGAGGTACACATCAGCAATATCCACGCAAGGGAGGCTTTCCGAACACATACCCAGACCGGAACAAATGCAAAGGGAATTATTACAGGTTTGGGATTGAAAGGGTACGACCTGGCCATCAAATACTTTGTGGAGCAATGA
- the pyrF gene encoding orotidine-5'-phosphate decarboxylase, whose product MTRQQLFDKIKEKESFLCVGLDTDLEKIPKHLLAAEDPIFEFNKQIIDATYPYAIAYKPNLAFYEALGSRGLASLEKTMEYMPDDVFTIADAKRGDIGNTSNMYAKAFFENMNFDSVTVTPYMGEDSVTPYLNYSRKWVILLAATSNSGSFDFQEVLIENSSEKLYERVIRTSATWSNPNNMMYVVGATRPESLVGVRALVPDHFLLIPGVGAQGGSLSQVCKYGMNRQCGLIVNSSRGIIYAGNGEDFAQKAAKAAQEVQVQMAAELQKHFG is encoded by the coding sequence ATGACCCGGCAACAACTATTTGACAAGATCAAGGAAAAAGAATCTTTCCTGTGTGTAGGACTGGACACAGATCTGGAAAAAATCCCTAAGCATTTACTAGCGGCGGAAGATCCCATCTTTGAATTCAACAAACAGATCATAGATGCCACCTATCCGTATGCCATTGCCTACAAGCCCAACCTGGCCTTTTACGAAGCCCTCGGCAGCAGAGGTCTGGCCTCTTTGGAGAAAACCATGGAGTATATGCCTGATGATGTCTTTACCATCGCAGATGCCAAGCGCGGCGACATAGGGAATACCTCAAACATGTATGCCAAAGCTTTTTTTGAAAACATGAATTTTGACTCAGTCACGGTAACCCCCTACATGGGCGAAGACTCGGTCACACCTTATCTCAATTATTCCAGAAAGTGGGTCATCTTATTGGCAGCCACCTCCAACAGCGGTTCTTTCGACTTTCAGGAAGTGCTCATAGAAAACTCAAGTGAAAAGCTCTATGAACGCGTGATTCGCACCAGTGCCACCTGGAGCAACCCTAACAACATGATGTATGTGGTAGGTGCCACCCGGCCCGAATCGCTGGTAGGAGTACGGGCACTTGTCCCGGATCACTTTCTACTCATACCTGGTGTAGGTGCTCAGGGGGGCAGTCTCTCCCAGGTTTGTAAGTACGGAATGAACCGGCAGTGTGGGCTCATAGTCAACTCCTCCAGAGGTATTATCTATGCCGGAAACGGAGAGGATTTTGCACAGAAAGCCGCTAAAGCTGCCCAGGAAGTACAGGTACAAATGGCCGCCGAGCTTCAGAAGCATTTTGGCTAA
- a CDS encoding MarC family protein, with product MFNFKEIISVSLILFSVIDILGSVPIIIDLRKKAGHVQSEKATIASGALMILFLFLGEGILNLFGIDIGSFAIAGALIMFFIGLEMVLGIHFFRSDHEDLSSSSIVPLAFPLIAGAGTLTTLISLKAVYATTNILVGIVLNLIFVYLVLKSSNWLERKIGAGGFNILRKVFGIILLSIAIKIFKTHLLTL from the coding sequence ATGTTCAATTTTAAGGAAATTATTTCTGTTTCGCTGATTCTTTTTTCAGTGATAGACATTCTGGGGAGTGTGCCAATCATCATAGACTTACGTAAAAAGGCCGGGCATGTTCAATCTGAAAAGGCTACCATAGCCTCCGGGGCGCTGATGATTCTTTTTCTTTTCCTGGGAGAGGGAATCCTCAATCTTTTCGGCATTGATATAGGTTCTTTCGCTATTGCCGGAGCGCTGATTATGTTTTTTATAGGTCTGGAAATGGTGTTGGGGATTCATTTTTTCAGATCGGATCATGAGGATTTGTCGTCTTCCTCCATCGTGCCCCTGGCTTTCCCGCTCATAGCTGGTGCCGGAACACTGACCACCCTCATTTCACTCAAGGCCGTCTATGCCACCACCAATATTCTGGTGGGTATAGTCCTCAACCTGATTTTCGTGTACCTGGTGCTTAAGTCTTCCAATTGGCTGGAGCGAAAGATAGGTGCGGGTGGTTTTAATATTCTTAGAAAGGTTTTTGGAATTATCTTGCTCTCTATTGCGATCAAAATATTCAAGACCCACTTATTGACTCTATGA
- a CDS encoding DNA translocase FtsK has protein sequence MAQNTYKKQNQSSSKSFNFKLDFLNDRKLHLAVGFFLLLTAFFLFVSFISYLSTGKADQSVVEAFLHTNIKESGQEAQNWFGSIGAITAHFFIFLWFGLSALLIPPFLFLVGHRIIWKKRIVSLTKAFSFSLFYLLWLSIFIGYFMLSSDEVSEWGFLSGGTGFELAIILDGLMGWGALLFLIFLFLVFNMYFFDITQVPVVDDLVLNLKEKAAGIFRKPEPIANDAEDEYSEDEDEPSDETDNSLDFILKKVKEEVEKEEKSQQPAPAPPEEEEEPEDEEVAEVETWTLEDKPKPKKPTPKEEPEFHIELPEDLIEKPKKEEEFSIEVEIPEDHEVRVDHTENYDPTLDLPKYRYPTPELLIDYPQRDVQVSKDELEQNKDKIVETLINFKIGISSIKATIGPTVTLYEIVPEAGVKISKIKNLEDDIALSLAALGIRIIAPIPGRGTIGIEVPNKNREMVDVKSVITTEKFMKSTMDLPIVLGKTISNEVFVTDLAKMPHLLMAGATGQGKSVGLNLIITSLIYKKHPSQLKFVMVDPKKVELTLFNKLERHFLAKLPDSDEAIITDTTKVVNTLNSLCMEMDHRYDLLKDAGCRNLKEYNKKFVGRRLNPQKGHRYLPYIVLVIDELADLMMTAGKEIETPIARLAQLARAIGIHLIVATQRPSVNVITGIIKANFPARLSFRVTSKIDSRTILDTGGADQLIGQGDMLLSMGSDLIRLQCAFVDTPEVDGICEFVGDQRGYDDAYLLPEYVGDNEGSSEVGSVDLSERDSLFDDAARLIVMHQQGSTSLIQRKMKLGYNRAGRLIDQLEAAGIVGSFEGSKAREVLVQDEYALEQLLNDINQKH, from the coding sequence ATGGCACAAAACACCTATAAAAAACAAAATCAGTCGTCTTCCAAGTCATTCAATTTCAAATTGGATTTTTTGAATGACCGCAAACTTCATCTTGCAGTTGGCTTCTTTTTGTTGCTCACGGCTTTCTTTCTGTTTGTTTCCTTTATCTCTTACCTGAGTACGGGCAAGGCCGATCAGAGTGTGGTAGAAGCATTTCTGCATACCAACATCAAAGAATCGGGCCAGGAGGCACAAAACTGGTTTGGCAGCATAGGGGCCATTACTGCACACTTCTTTATTTTCCTATGGTTTGGGCTGTCGGCGCTACTCATCCCGCCATTCCTCTTTTTAGTTGGCCATAGAATCATTTGGAAAAAACGAATTGTCTCCCTCACCAAAGCCTTTTCCTTTTCCCTTTTCTACCTGCTCTGGCTGAGTATTTTCATTGGCTACTTCATGCTCAGCTCAGACGAAGTGAGTGAGTGGGGCTTTCTTAGTGGCGGCACCGGTTTTGAGCTGGCCATCATCCTTGACGGGCTCATGGGATGGGGTGCACTCCTTTTTCTGATTTTTCTCTTTCTGGTATTCAATATGTACTTCTTTGACATCACTCAGGTGCCGGTGGTGGATGATCTGGTGCTCAACCTGAAAGAAAAAGCGGCTGGCATCTTCAGGAAACCTGAACCCATAGCGAATGACGCTGAAGACGAATACAGCGAGGATGAGGACGAGCCATCCGACGAAACAGACAACTCACTTGACTTCATCCTGAAAAAAGTAAAAGAAGAAGTAGAAAAAGAGGAAAAGTCACAGCAACCAGCTCCTGCGCCACCTGAAGAGGAGGAAGAGCCAGAGGATGAAGAGGTGGCCGAAGTAGAAACCTGGACATTGGAAGACAAGCCAAAGCCCAAAAAACCGACCCCTAAGGAAGAACCGGAATTTCATATTGAGCTACCGGAAGACCTCATAGAGAAGCCCAAAAAAGAAGAAGAATTCAGCATAGAGGTAGAAATCCCGGAAGACCATGAAGTGCGCGTGGATCATACCGAAAACTATGACCCTACACTGGACCTGCCAAAATACCGATACCCTACTCCCGAGCTGCTGATTGATTATCCGCAGCGCGATGTTCAGGTATCCAAAGACGAGCTGGAGCAGAATAAGGACAAGATTGTAGAGACCCTGATCAACTTCAAGATTGGCATTTCCAGTATCAAAGCCACCATTGGTCCTACTGTTACCCTCTATGAGATTGTGCCGGAAGCGGGAGTGAAAATCTCCAAAATCAAGAACCTGGAAGATGATATTGCACTAAGTCTGGCAGCGCTTGGCATTCGTATCATAGCACCTATACCAGGGCGTGGTACCATAGGGATAGAGGTGCCTAACAAAAACCGGGAAATGGTGGATGTGAAATCCGTCATCACCACCGAGAAGTTCATGAAGAGCACCATGGACCTGCCCATCGTCTTGGGTAAGACCATTTCCAACGAGGTGTTCGTGACCGACCTGGCAAAAATGCCGCACCTTCTCATGGCTGGAGCTACCGGACAGGGAAAATCTGTCGGGCTCAACCTGATCATCACCTCGCTGATCTACAAAAAGCACCCCTCTCAGCTCAAGTTCGTGATGGTGGATCCGAAGAAAGTGGAACTCACACTTTTCAATAAACTGGAACGCCACTTCCTGGCCAAACTTCCGGATAGTGATGAAGCCATCATCACTGATACGACCAAAGTGGTGAACACCCTGAACTCGCTCTGCATGGAAATGGATCACCGCTACGACCTGCTGAAAGATGCGGGCTGCAGAAACCTAAAAGAGTACAACAAGAAATTTGTTGGGAGAAGGCTCAATCCACAAAAAGGACACCGCTACCTCCCTTACATCGTACTGGTGATCGATGAGCTGGCTGACCTGATGATGACTGCCGGCAAAGAAATCGAAACCCCCATTGCACGTCTGGCGCAGCTGGCCCGTGCCATAGGCATACACCTCATTGTGGCTACTCAACGGCCTTCTGTCAATGTGATTACAGGTATCATCAAAGCCAACTTCCCCGCCCGTCTGTCATTTCGGGTAACCTCTAAAATTGACTCCAGAACCATCCTGGACACAGGCGGAGCTGATCAGTTGATCGGGCAAGGTGATATGCTGCTCTCCATGGGATCGGACCTTATCCGTCTGCAGTGTGCTTTTGTGGACACACCGGAAGTGGATGGAATTTGTGAGTTTGTGGGTGACCAGCGTGGGTATGACGATGCCTATCTCCTGCCAGAGTATGTTGGTGACAATGAGGGCTCCTCGGAAGTAGGCTCTGTGGACCTTTCTGAGCGTGATTCCCTATTTGATGATGCCGCCCGACTGATCGTCATGCACCAGCAGGGGAGCACCTCTCTCATTCAGAGAAAAATGAAACTCGGCTACAACAGGGCCGGCAGACTGATTGATCAATTAGAAGCCGCCGGGATCGTGGGATCCTTTGAAGGTAGCAAGGCCAGAGAAGTTTTAGTGCAGGATGAGTACGCTTTGGAACAGTTATTGAATGACATCAACCAAAAGCATTAA
- the rnhA gene encoding ribonuclease HI: protein MIKIYTDGAAKGNPGPGGYGAILDFRGKRKELSEGFRMTTNNRMELLAVIAGLESIKKPGWEVLIISDSKYVVDAVEKGWVFGWEKKGFKGKKNPDLWQRFLKIYRQHKVKFQWVKGHAGHPENERCDELAVQAAEGAGLKVDKFFEEVQSA from the coding sequence ATGATCAAAATATACACAGATGGAGCAGCCAAGGGCAACCCCGGACCCGGAGGCTACGGAGCCATTCTGGACTTTCGGGGCAAGAGAAAGGAGCTGTCCGAAGGCTTTCGGATGACCACCAATAACCGAATGGAGCTTTTGGCAGTGATCGCCGGTTTAGAGTCCATTAAGAAGCCCGGATGGGAGGTGCTCATCATCTCTGACTCCAAATATGTGGTAGATGCAGTAGAGAAAGGTTGGGTTTTTGGATGGGAAAAGAAGGGTTTCAAAGGAAAAAAGAACCCGGACCTGTGGCAGCGCTTTCTGAAGATATACAGGCAGCACAAAGTGAAGTTTCAATGGGTGAAGGGGCATGCCGGACATCCTGAAAATGAACGCTGCGATGAGCTGGCGGTGCAGGCAGCGGAAGGAGCCGGACTGAAAGTGGATAAGTTTTTCGAGGAAGTGCAAAGTGCCTAA